A genomic segment from Eisenibacter elegans DSM 3317 encodes:
- the menB gene encoding 1,4-dihydroxy-2-naphthoyl-CoA synthase, whose product MQATWETIKEYKEILFQYHQPEGYPVGVAKISINRPEVHNAFTPLTVMEMREAIDHCRYDDKIGAIILTGEGGEAFCSGGDQKVRGEGGYVGKDGVPRLNVLDFQKQIRSIPKPVIAAVAGWAVGGGHVLHVVCDLTIAAENAKFGQTGPKVGSFDGGFGASYLARLVGQKKAREIWYLCDVYNAQEALDMGLVNKVVPLDQLEATTLEWCRKILDKSPLALRMLKCSFNAELDGQAGIQELAGNATLLYYLTEEGKEGKNAFIEKRKPDFHKYPKFP is encoded by the coding sequence ATGCAAGCTACTTGGGAAACCATCAAAGAATACAAGGAGATTTTGTTCCAATACCACCAACCCGAGGGCTACCCCGTCGGCGTGGCCAAAATAAGCATCAACCGCCCCGAGGTTCACAATGCCTTTACGCCCTTGACCGTGATGGAAATGCGCGAAGCCATTGACCACTGTCGCTACGATGACAAAATAGGCGCAATCATCCTCACAGGCGAAGGCGGAGAGGCTTTCTGTAGTGGCGGAGACCAAAAGGTGCGCGGCGAAGGTGGCTATGTGGGCAAAGACGGCGTGCCACGACTCAACGTACTTGATTTCCAAAAGCAAATCCGCTCTATCCCCAAGCCCGTAATTGCTGCCGTGGCAGGCTGGGCTGTCGGAGGCGGGCACGTGCTGCACGTAGTGTGTGACTTGACCATTGCCGCCGAGAATGCCAAGTTTGGCCAAACAGGCCCCAAAGTAGGGAGCTTCGACGGCGGGTTTGGTGCGTCATACTTAGCCCGACTCGTAGGGCAGAAAAAGGCTCGCGAAATTTGGTATCTCTGCGATGTATACAACGCACAAGAAGCGCTAGATATGGGCTTGGTCAATAAGGTGGTGCCGCTAGATCAACTCGAAGCCACTACGCTCGAATGGTGCCGCAAGATTCTGGATAAATCACCGCTGGCGCTACGGATGCTCAAGTGCTCTTTCAATGCGGAGCTTGATGGGCAGGCCGGCATCCAAGAGCTGGCCGGCAATGCGACCTTGCTTTATTACCTCACCGAAGAGGGCAAAGAGGGCAAAAACGCCTTTATTGAAAAACGCAAGCCAGATTTCCACAAATACCCCAAGTTCCCCTAG